ttgatcgaattctacattccctcaacaaaatcaaagcatatgttcaattccgggtgaattttaatatgcaagataagaaagtttcccttgatgaattgcacaaaatgcttgtgcaagccgaaagggacatggggctaagtgttagcaccaccaaagatgtgctcaatgtcaatcataagagcaagggaaccttcaagaaaggcgGGAAAAAGGGAAAAGAAGCGAACTTCCAACAAgaacaaagctaagacttatgaagcaagctcctccaagcccaagtacagtgcccccaccggggacaagtgccactattgttgtggtgttgggcattggaagagaaactattccaaatatcttggcgacatcaaagctggaaaagttattccagtaggtatataactatccctatcttttatgtttcaatctcaacattggtatgatgatacaagttgtgatgattaccctttttattgtaaatagggcctcctagcaaggacaaaggcaaggagaagcaagcctagaggatcatgtgggaagctagagtagccgaccgtggtgatggatcaatggaagcttggctttaatttgctttgtctttaattttatgatgtatttcatgtttttagaactattttgatttccttgtgtgacttggaaattggcttgtatcctttaaacacgggttgtattttggatatttgtgacttggtttgcaacccaagtcacttctTTTATTATGATTACTTGTTCTAAAAacatcatcattaattacttgcgtagagaaacatgagataaacaacttaaattgatcaaatagatgattatgatgatgagatcattatatgtccataagctatgaatttgattctccttatgtcatcattactaaaagtaacaacttacttatgtaagatcaattaaagttgtaatgagtttttgaactcatcaagtagggaatttacgataccatatggacacattattctaaacggatggtcaaccatgagatacctagaatagagagtctattaaatcAAATCACATGGATCAGACTGCCATATTACatgtatcaagctgccatgtttgggatggccttttgaaagctaatacatagtctagataaactcctaatacaccgttaaatatatatgtttgtaactcacaacgctatctctcaagaagatagatgtatttctatgagatagagtgggagtagattgaatcgtcacaaacatctcttatagttgaaatgttactttgtgaaagtaatagaattgtagagtgggagttggtattgaactattgtctatgaagatagaatgagagcatagttcagtgggagtttatcgtacatgtcttattgtttaaaaatattactttgtgaaagtgatagtattatgaccttgttacaaacgagccatcgcattacaatccgaaaattgttactcaagagtagatttactttaaggcgagggtctcctcaaaagtgaatagagctttagagtacataaatgcataagatttacatgaagatgttgatcaagataaattatgttaggaattgccgcatttcattttaatgaagaatggcaaatagaattcgcttttctaaaatgggaatttggAAAAGGAAGTGTTTTAAACacaaatcttagatgaagatccaagaatcctaacatattatgcgtagcctTCTTAAGCgatcttagaatgatcttaagctagcattaaaggattatatttttcgttcatgtgataatagtgaattgtttcattcacatgattgaagaatcatgatatacatgaagttaagtgggagctagaatggtttctccatgtcttatatgttgataacgtattacttattgagaataatgtaccaatgctctcttctggcaaaagtgattgggagacttggaaagggatgcaaagtattctagattttgaatctatgtgagagaatattgacatagagttgagagtcttatgaggataagatatttcacatctgttgtacaacaacaaagtcaaataggctattcatgttgatggaagtagaattactatgatggagtcataatcattctatgaacctattaagttgttgatcacatgaaatcaaattctaatgtttccgccattagaatgatcatgtatgccaacagacgcacgtgccatgatgtgacatatgctgagagcacaataagtcaattaaagggataattcccacattatgtcttgtgaaagccttaaagaacatccttgagattcttgagaagaattaaggattcattcacatgtttggGTGACAAACTAAGTTGggtgttgaagtgttgcacaaactttagttcccaaactcaaaagggatttgtcgaaatcctagggtGACTTATTGACTAAAGAGTTAGAAACTAAGAAAAGAgttttagtttcgtgcattgcaaatactacaaaaggaatctaagtaaatagtGATAAAATCGTTAAtgaagggattaagggtgaatccctctacaaatgactttatcacaagttatgcgataacaatgggagcatctttcaagttaaagagcccaagtctagcaataagcctagacaaatacttagaaatgaattcatgtcattagagatgacattgaatggaaggaaatagcaattaataaagttggataatatggatatcgggtatatccacttgccaagcttgtattgcattttaactagtgttaataatacactaaagattatagaatatgaagtagtaatagtgtattgactattcatatgtgataatcacatttatcatttgagtttttattaaactcacccgctaccttgtcgtatccgaatgggttgtagagacaaattgaaccccattaaagtgaactggattgacatggtattcgcccctagttacttatatgaggtgacgtcttgaaatgactagagtgtgatgcgattgatggcaagttcaagtgccatagagtcatatgggatgactagtcgatcacataggcggtatcgtatgggacaatctgtcggcgatgaccgcttatagagttctggtaattcaaaaagcctggtcgtggcaagagctactatagtattcttatgagtcaattcttttgactagagactattcgcccaagttggcacaacttctgattagctttgatttatacactacgatttcgtaaatgaggtcaaactgggtatattttgggttatgatggactgtggcggaacgaagggaatagggcgataggaattgtccaccccttgtcaggattGTTTGAAATTTCAAGGCCACTCgtggagtagttaactggaaatgcgtggccacgctcggaaggcatctatgatagataattccggtcagacagttaatctccagattgAGAAAatcactcaagatatgataaaatgtaagtacggcctgcaagacaccttgcattgagtgggagattataataggacaagagaataggtgacgcacacttgtctaggacaagtgagagattttTGGGAAATGTGtactcgacaatagtgcgatcacatgatttaaatatcattattaaatctcatactaagaatacgtgagggatgattctttatatagtcgactgaccgtcattaatcggtaatgattggctaactagagtttgacattactgtcgtgtgacggtggtggtcagttgatccctttagatcacacctataggatgaggcccaaatagatatttaattaattgtatgcgatatagattaattaatttcttaattatgggagtgcaattttacgtcttattgtaatgtgattaaataagattaaatttagtaattaagtgttaaattactaaattagttgaggtattatataagttttgaggtagaggtaattagttatttaaggttacaagaagttgtaattttaaccaactagtaattataggacccattatatgttgatataatgttagtatactactcaaaaagtggagtgtatattatattattaattgtaatatttaagtgttaaatgattacattaataattaattatgtaagatagttaaacatatgacttataagcatttgtgggacaaatgacaaaaggcaaaaatggaccaaaataggtccaatatttcggccaaatcaaGAGATAAAATATgctcttttgttttttgtttgtgttggttatagtgtgattgtgacatatcacacgAGCCTTTTCATACTACTTCTTACACCCTTTCTCCCTACTCTGTACCTAGACTTTACAAAGAagtaaaaaacaaaagcaaaagatTCCTACCTTAGgtaaggccaccggttttggcccTCTTAAATGAGCATTTTGTTGCTCGTTTTTGTTGTTGAAGTTTTGCTTGTTTTCTCTCTACTTTCCCTTACATGCAAATTGTAATAAgctctcacaaatactaatacattaaatctattactagaagtagtaataatagaaatattagtattattaaggttacatttctactacatatctagttaatattagtaggaatttttgggattaatcttgggtgcaatttattggagtggcttctatacttggagtcttaggaggatcatccatcatatttagctcaagaacaagtgaaggaaggtggccttactttacttgtgcccatattttcgaatcatttaacaatgtaaggaacattgtttttcttataaatctttcattttgttatgcatgcactagatctaaagaacaaattattaacaagttaattagttcactattagaggagtctaataataggtatatgaacctaacacttaTGTTTTACATACCTCGTGAAAAAAGAAACGTTCATATTCTTTTTgtcttaatcatttatttacacttttATTTCAACATTTGAAATCATAAAAAAGATATTAATTTCGTGTCTCTAAACACTTTCGTACCAAGTACTTCGTATTAACTTAAGTTAGAAGGAACTTTAGTTCTCTTAATATATGTCCACACTATAATGGCGTTATATACCGTGACATCAATATCTTGAAATTTAGCAATTGACGTCGTTTTTCTCCCGTAAATCAAATTGTATGGTGTTATTGGTGTACAAGATAAAATTCCAAGTCATGCGGGAACATACACAAGTAATGTGTTGTATACTTCTATGCTCTAGTTCTCTCTTtgggaagtaaaatttacgtctATACTTTTATGCTCTAGTTAATCGCAGTGAgtagattatacatctgatgtaatACACTAGGTAGCAcgtgttggaaataggggcttttTATGCGAAGTATAtttttccaattgtcccacattggtgaggaaaagagtGTTTGTTGTTTTTATATATGACCAcactccttaccatatcactagtgggtcatgggaggcttttgtggaagctttgcgaggtgcttaattcagctcgcacacgtgcctgtgcccgagcccggcccggcccggcccggatccggatccggattcgggattcgggatttggcaattgcctgcggcgggctgtgcctatctttttgggccagaGCCGCGTGTGTTTTTGTTCTAGGATGAAGTGACCAGGTTCATTCATAGGAGTCTGTCCAGGTGCATAGTCAAACCGAATCGTCTGCAATTAAGAGCTAAATCATCTGTGTTATGCCTTCTTCATTGTGTTTGACTGCAGTAATTGTGGAGTCATTTTTGGCTCCTCACCTGCACCatttctcctataaataggacaTGCATTCTCACTTCAGAAACACACAACAATTCTCTTCCTCTCTTTATTCTTTATAATTTCTGGGTAAAGCTAAATTCTGTCGTTCCAATGCTCTCAGTCTCGAGTGGGCGCGCCTGAGTGCAgtagtgtaaatccttggggaactaccggtcatttgctgatcgccaccacggtcgtaccggaaatatagttttcaaggcagtggctctcTTACCACGTCACTACAAATTCGGTTATCTCTTCTCCTTAGTAGGGTGTCTTGTctagtttcttatgaggtacacggttaagaatatgacaagccgatagaattgcttccccccacatatcgtcagataggccagaacttaaaagtgGGTTTGCCTGATTTTAGGAGACCTACAGGTTGACCGAAaacctatgattgtgtttttattggttatgctcaaaatagttctGCATATAGATTCATGTCGTTGAGTGATCGTTCTATATCTGAAGCTAGAGATGTTgtgttttttgagcatgtttttccattacTGAAGAATGTTGATTCATCTCCTAGTTTGCCTGTTACATCTATTGAtatctcttcacatgctagtagtagcacttctattgatgATATTGCTGAACCTAGAAGGactaagagacctagatgtccTACAAAATTTGGACTTGATTTTGTTTCAACATTACTGTCTGAACATGGttacactgtttgtgctagtgatgagtttgtttcagcatttttaatagaagatgatccGAAAACATACAATGAGGctatgaaatccattgatgctaatttttggaaagatgctattaaaagtgagcttgattctattgtgtctaatcagacttgggaattgactgatttacctaaaggtagtaaacccattacgagtaagtggattttcaaaaagaaaatgagacctgacggtacaatagaaagattcaaagctagacttgtggttagaggttttacacaaaagaaagatattgattattttgatacttattcACCTGTGACCAAAATATCGACTATTAgaactcttgtcgccttagctgctattcataacctttttatacatcagatggatgtcaaaactgcttttttgaatggtAAGCTAAGGGAagagatttatatgtcgcatcctgaaggttttgtggtagagggtcaagagaataaggtgtgtaaactgaataaatcactatatggtctgaaagaagcacctaaacagtggtatgagaaatttaacaataCTTTGGTTAGTAATGGCTTTATAGgaaacaattctgattcatgtgtttattcaaaagtaatagaatctgattgtgtgcttatatgcctttatgttgatgacatgttaatacttggtaataatttggaggtaattaattaaaaccaaagaatttctgtcatcacaatttgagatgaaggacttaggagaagctgatgtaatcctaggagttaaggtcattCGAAACTCTAAAGGAATTTctttaagtcaatctcattatgtggaaaaaatgttgaaaaagtttaactgctttgatgatgtgcctgctagGACACCCTACGATGCTAGTATACATTTATGTAAGAACATGGGTAAGAGTgtatcccaagaagagtatgctaaaatcctaggtagtgtgatgtttcttatgaactgtactcgacccgATATTGCctatgcagttagtagactgCGTCGTTACacacataaccctagtaatgAACATTGGAATACTCTTCGTCGTTTGCTAAGATACCTAAAAGGCACAGTTGACCTTTGCTTGCATTATAGTAGATTTCAtgctgtgttagaaggatattgtgatgcaaattgggtttcaggtaacgacgagatctgttctactagtggttatgtcttcaccaGGGGTGGAgatgctatatcgtggaagtcttctaaacagacttgtattgcacgctctaccatggagacggagttcatagctcttgagttggcaggtcAAGAGGTTGATTGGTTGAAAAACCTATTGGCAGATGTACCAATGTGGGGGGGACAAAATATCCCGGTCTCCTTACATTATGATTCACAAGTAGCTATTGGTACTGCTAAGAATAGTGTCTATAATGCTAAGAAACGACACATTCGAAtcaggcacgctgcagttagacaactccttGATAATGGAGTTATCGCTTTGGATTATGTGAAGTCCAAAAGCAATTtggctgatccctttactaagggactgactaggagactagtcgttgaaacgtcgaggggaatgggacTTAAGTCCTTAAGTCAAGAGTGACTAGGCCTAAAGTTTCTATTCCTATGGCAttatatgattcatagccttaaatggtggtgcttttgagatgCACTTGATGAATCACACATAAGGTTGGACTTATGTCCTTAATGGCTCATGCaagaagtgctattgagaagcacttgagccacctacgtaggtgtGTTGATTATAAACACTATAAGAAGTCTTCTAaacacatctattagtaccgagATTAACGCAATGCTCtaaaaagagcgcgttgcactttgaAATCGCGGAACGATCATAattctgaaggtatgatatgtgttgtggggggtatcgaccgaagctcagctaggaattcaaatcgcaagatattctctcgctgtaagtaagttgtttcctcatctcactaaagtgtcaattcaaatcgaaagatattgatacctaagtatccaatccttcctttacccaggaacTCTGTTTCTTTATCTCAGgcgcccctagtgggggattgttggaaataggggcttttTATGCCAAGTATAtttttccaattgtcccacattggtgaggaaaagagtgtttgttgtgtttatatatgaccacactccttaccatatcactagtgggtcatgggaggcttttGCGGAAGTTTtacgaggtgcttaattcagctcgcacacgcgcgcgcgcgtccccgtgcccgagcccggcccggcccggatccggattcgagattcgggattcgggatttggcaatcgcccgcggcgggctgtgcctatctttttgggccagaGCCGCGTGTGTTTTTGTTCTAGGATGAAGTGACCAGGTTCATTCATAGGAGTCTGTCCAGGTGCATAGTCAAACCGAATCGTCTGCAATTAAGAGCTAAATCTTCTGTGTTAATGCCCTCTTAATTGCATTTGACTGCAGTAATTGTGGAGTCGTTTTTGGCTCCTCACCTGCACCatttctcctataaataggacctGCATTCTCACTTCAGAAACACACAAcaattctctttctctcttcattctctataatttctgggtaaagataaatTCTGTCGTTCCAATGCTCTCAGTCTCGAGTGAACGCGCCTGAGTGCAgtagtgtaaatccttggggaactaccggtcatttgctgatcgccaccacggtcgtaccgaaaatatagttttcaaggcagtggctctcTTACCACGTCACTACAAATTCGGTTATCTCTTCTCCTTTTCATTGTTACTGCAATTTTAGTCTAacagcacggacactcctcctaatcggcGTTCTTGTGTCGGACACGACATTCGTctgacacacgtcaaaacgtgtcggacacttgtaaagccgtgtctaactttcatcttttatttggacACGTGTCCGACACATGTCCAttgtattttgagccgtgtccatggtatttggacacaccttcaaacggaatcaagttgaatttaaggtaaatggttgaatttggtggggaaataagttgaattgggggtaaatgatgttctttagactagtaatgagatgtcgaaatagattgattataagttggttttttgttttggaaatgagaatgagttataactgacgtcaagttttaccttcacttatttaaatttaatattcaatactttttcaaaaataaaatcgcacataaataactataaaatatatattttattaaatttaaatgacatgtcccgtgtcctaaatttcatgcaTGGGATGTCGTGtcgcgtgtccgtgtcgtgtccgtgtccgtgtccgttttggtgctacctaggtaatacatcagatgttataatttttgaacattaagataaagtttgagttttaatttaaaaaatttgagttttattataaagtttttgagttcatttacTTAAAACAATAATCTCAAAAATTACATTATAActtaaaaaaattacatataagctcagaaaaatttgatttttgacgtcataaaactaaaatgtaatttataaactctgttaaactcaaaaaaaaatacacaaaaactcgaaAACTTATTAGGTGTGAGGTAGTACATTTGCTATACAAATTACAATCTTTTTTCTCAGTTAATCGTTGTTCACATAAGGTTTGTAATTAATTGGTGCAACATGAGTTGTATAATAAATGTGTAATAAGTGGCGATGGTTAAATGGTGGTCTTAGATACGGTACACTCTTATGTTTTTCATACCTCGTGAAAAAAGAAACGTtcatattctttttgttttaattatttatttacacTTTTATTTCAACATTTGAAATCATAAAAAAGAAATTAGTTACGTATTTCCAAACACTGTTCGTACCAAGTACTCCGTATGACCGTATTAACTTAAGTTATCTGGAACTTTAATTCTCCAAATATATGACCACTACACTATAATGGCGTTATATACCGTGACATATCATTATCTTGAAATTTAGCAATTGACGTCGGTTTTCTCCCATAAATCAAATTGTATGGTGCACAAGATAAAATTCCAAGTCATGCAGGAACATATACAAGTAATGTGTTGTCTGTCTCCCAATACTTCAAATCAACAATCGAGGATGGCAGGGACGATAAATCAACAAATAGACCTTTAGTTAAATGACGGAGTCAGTATTTAtcgacttttttttttcttttttttttttggcagctataAATAAAAAGCTTACAAATTAAAACCCATTTCAACTCTAGCTAGGTTATGCGCTATCTTATTAAGAGGACGCGGTAAGAAACTAAAACAAATACAATGAAACGACGTAAGATAGAACTCAATATCTTGTAGTAACCCCCTAGTCATATGGTGCGGCGTCTCCACCCGAGCCAGCTGAAGAAGAAATTGAAGACAATCAGATGAGAAATCAAAATGGAGGATATTACGATTCAAAGCCCATCTTATATTAAAAGCTCTCGAATTCCAAACGCTTCAGCTTGAAAAACGGATTCAGCTTTGAAACTTCGAGCAAAGGTACAAACACTCTCCCCATCAGGCGAGTAAACTACCCACCCAACAGCAGCATGAAGAGAGTCCACCCAACTAGCATCAACTTTAGCTCGATAGGGTGTACATGTACCTTTTTCTCCCACCAAAAAGAACGGAAAATGGTTACGAATATCACTCCTTAAGGTGTCCATAGGATCATACAGTTTTAGCCCCATGGTAGAAGCTttagaggaagctaaagattcAGCCTTCATAACCACATTAGCTGTACTAGCTTGGACATTAAAGAAGTAATCAACCGAGAATGACTTTCCCGAAAAGATCACTTCATTCTGAACacgccataaactccaaataaaagAGAGGAAAAGGATAATGAAATTAGTTGAATCATCTTTTGAGTGAAAGTAGTTGATCCAATTAACAATCCAATCCCTAAAACGAACAGACGTAGAGTACTCAGTTGAAATACCAAGCTGTAAACAAGCCCACAAATGCTTCACCAAAAAACAGTCATGGAAGAGATGTTCAAGAGTCTCAATAGAATCGGACTCACCACACCAAGGACACAAAAGATACAAACTAATATTGCGTTTTGCGAACTCAGCTCTGACCGGAAGAGAAACAGTAATAATTCGCCAAATAAGGATTTTTCATACTTGAGTACCAGGAAGTTGCCATAACTTTCTTTTACAGAAAGTCTTGAAAGTTTGGGTAATTCGAGTTACATCTTTTAATGAGCTGTGCTTACTAAGATGAGAAGAGAGGCACAAAGCATACCCACTTTTGACCGAATAGATCCCCTGAAGGCGTATGCTTCCAAAAAATACAATCATTAGAAATAGTCGCACAGACAGGCATAGCACAGATTTTATTAGCCCACTCGAAGTCAAACAGAACATTAATGAGGTCATGTTTCCAGCGGAAAGAGGGAGTCATGAGATCCTTAACCGTCATACTCATCATTGAACCAGGCGGAGGGAATCCCAAACTAGTAACATTAGCCGGAGTGGAGCCACTAACCCAATTAGTATTCCAAATATCAAGATTCGAACAAGTACCAGCTTTCCAACCTAAATCTGGCAAAATCAGCTCCATACCATAAGATAAACTTTTACAACCCCATGACTGGGAAGAACAAGCTTTCAAGGCCTCAGGCAAAACCAGATTATTGTGACGGATAAGCTTCGTATAAAACACACGACTAATCAAAGAATGTCTCGAGTAC
The Silene latifolia isolate original U9 population chromosome 11, ASM4854445v1, whole genome shotgun sequence genome window above contains:
- the LOC141613158 gene encoding uncharacterized protein LOC141613158; the encoded protein is MEILSQNVQAAQSDGLLYGIKLSRTAPPLSHLLFADDSVFFLLDKEEAFSKLKVILDSFCCASGQIMNENKSGIIFSLSTTMRSVQEGLSVLHILQNRGIGRYLGIETDFGSSKKTIFNALIETVKQRISSWNGIFLSSAGRLTLISSVLSALSNYVLSVFKIPVSVTNKTNSLFSYFWWVGTRSRSSIHWCSKNFTSLPKSKGGLDIQNIKCMNQAILGKLAWKVLYSRHSLISRVFYTKLIRHNNLVLPEALKACSSQSWGCKSLSYGMELILPDLGWKAGTCSNLDIWNTNWVSGSTPANVTSLGFPPPGSMMSMTVKDLMTPSFRWKHDLINVLFDFEWANKICAMPVCATISNDCIFWKHTPSGDLFGQKWLGISTEYSTSVRFRDWIVNWINYFHSKDDSTNFIILFLSFIWSLWRVQNEVIFSGKSFSVDYFFNVQASTANVVMKAESLASSKASTMGLKLYDPMDTLRSDIRNHFPFFLVGEKGTCTPYRAKVDASWVDSLHAAVGWVVYSPDGESVCTFARSFKAESVFQAEAFGIRELLI